Proteins encoded by one window of Lathyrus oleraceus cultivar Zhongwan6 chromosome 1, CAAS_Psat_ZW6_1.0, whole genome shotgun sequence:
- the LOC127104775 gene encoding uncharacterized protein LOC127104775 has protein sequence MAGEQHSDHSRPLVNYNMDDGPPSHEADVRDGHPSTPSPEPQNNGDASHAHNLGAETFHPIPVPVEGDAVMIAMVNALNQAGSMLHQQHERIMALEAERQEARPQPVSRIQQRSEPTKKRGRRSPEPHASRARARRDGGRARTSPRRGHSPDNNELSPLRSDEEDSHCPLSRAIMEAPLPKGMEKPPNLAVYDGTTDPDDHVDNVNAMLDYRNDITGHLKCRLFSTTLRKGAMAWYKSLAPESITSWRVMRSMFTRHFTASRRHPKTEATLEAIVQKKNETLRSYIERFNQEAVEVDTTEHMKKYLLERGLLPGSELSRAVGIEPPRTLNELLHKAQAYIRYEEKQVAHNARSGRNAGETEHSKREDTSISRRNGDKRREERPRELREGRGPAGRYSEYTLLTAPRERILAECINSEFKQGRVRFPKPSAPKPHTDKSKYCRFHRSHGHVTEDCVHLKDAIEILIQEGHLKQYTRKNEAPRHDEPEKKRPREDTPPGNSPHQVALCVSRPEDFFLPEPLPEGKITALSPWEDFPTTLVISGGGTNGESAALSVKRKFDELLLTAPEQKATLTKYRGKSNPISFFLEELPGGSPNSGIPLLIRANMAQFDVRRILVDQGSSVDIMYVHLFKTLKLDKTNLAPYVGSDLQGFNGATTRPWGYVELLVTFGEQETAREVKTQFLVVDCPSLYNCIFGRPTLAELTAVPSTAHLKMKYYTKLGRVVTIHGDIEAARRCYDAAVKGQAVVSTKSNCNNKKLKTEDPARGVNAIDLDCRIGLDETEEGRFPKERSLEHPVRPIPDGEFELIPLGDDPERTVKIGKGLPEETREELVACLKENSDLFAWNAAEMPGLDPEIACHKLAVDRAAKPIAQRRRKQSPEKAEAAERAVKDLLEANFISEAQYTTWLSNVVLVKKNNGKWRMCVDYTDLNRACPKDAFPLPNIDSLVDNSAGFKLLSFMDAYSGYNQIPMSPADKKHTAFMTPTGNYYYNVMPFGLKNAGATYQRMMNKVFKDEIGDMLEVYMDDMIVKSHEEITHARHLTKVFEQARQCKMRFNPEKCTFGVRAGKFLGFYLTERGIEANPDKCRAFSEFPTPKTKKSIQSLNGVLASLSRFIAKSAQHALPFFRLLRKEATFDWTDECEQALLHLKKILSQPPVLSRPSEKETLYLYLSVATEAVSAVLIRETDEGQKPVYFTSKALQGPELRYQQIEKVALALINTARRLRYYFLAHTIKVRTDQPIKQLLGRPDMAGRMLKWSLELSEFDIQYESRKALKAQALADFVAEMTHCPTPAESAHKWTIFVDGASSTSGSGAGIILENEEGILIEVSLALAFPTSNNQAEYEAFLAGLRLAEDLGAKEALVTDNGTQFTDGGFQDFVASLGTTQHFTSVEHPQTNGQAEAANRVILRGLKRRLGEAKRAWVEELHSVLWAYRTTPHSTTGETPFRLTYGTEAVIPVEIRTPTRRTEEPLDEEMNDETLRAELDLVEEIRSEAALRETTLKQKIALRHDAKVIKREFQVGTLVLRRNQKNPREGKLAANWEGPYRVRDKTSNGAYYLENLQGEQLARPWNAEKLRQYYS, from the exons ATGGCCGGAGAACAACATAGCGATCACAGCCGTCCCCTCGTCAACTACAATATGGACGACGGCCCGCCATCCCATGAAGCGGACGTTCGGGACGGTCATCCATCCACCCCGTCTCCAGAGCCCCAAAACAACGGAGATGCCTCTCACGCCCACAATTTAGGGGCAGAGACATTTCATCCCATTCCCGTTCCCGTTGAAGGAGACGCCGTAATGATTGCCATGGTGAATGCCCTCAATCAGGCCGGTTCTATGCTCCACCAGCAGCACGAACGAATCATGGCCCTCGAAGCCGAACGACAAGAGGCCCGGCCCCAGCCGGTGAGTAGGATACAACAACGTTCGGAGCCAACGAAGAAGCGAGGACGTCGCTCTCCCGAACCCCACGCCAGCAGGGCTCGCGCCCGTCGTGACGGTGGTCGAGCGAGAACATCACCAAGGCGCGGGCACAGCCCCGACAACAACGAACTGTCTCCCTTAAGGAGCGACGAGGAAGATTCGCATTGCCCCCTATCTCGGGCAATAATGGAAGCCCCGCTCCCCAAAGGCATGGAGAAACCACCAAATCTAGCTGTGTACGACGGGACTACAGACCCCGACGATCACGTCGACAACGTCAACGCGATGCTCGACTACCGCAATGATATAACCGGGCACCTCAAATGCCGACTGTTCTCAACGACCCTCAGGAAAGGGGCCATGGCTTGGTACAAAAGCTTGGCCCCTGAGTCCATCACGTCATGGAGAGTCATGAGGTCCATGTTCACCAGGCACTTTACAGCTTCCCGTCGTCACCCCAAGACGGAGGCGACCCTTGAAGCCATAGtgcagaagaagaatgaaacACTGCGCTCATACATCGAGCGATTCAACCAGGAAGCTGTCGAGGTAGATACCACCGAGCACATGAAGAAGTATCTCCTCGAGAGAGGTCTCTTGCCCGGCAGTGAACTTAGCAGAGCCGTAGGGATCGAGCCTCCCCGCACCTTAAACGAGCTCCTGCATAAAGCCCAAGCCTACATCAGATACGAGGAAAAGCAGGTGGCACACAATGCCCGCAGCGGACGTAACGCTGGGGAGACCGAGCACTCAAAACGCGAGGACACGAGCATTTCCCGTCGCAACGGAGACAAACGAAGAGAAGAAAGACCTCGCGAGCTCCGGGAAGGAAGAGGCCCCGCGGGCAGATATAGCGAGTACACCTTACTGACGGCTCCTCGAGAGCGCATCCTCGCAGAATGTATCAACTCTGAATTTAAGCAGGGCAGGGTCAGGTTCCCAAAACCGTCTGCACCAAAGCCCCACACCGACAAATCAAAGTACTGCCGGTTCCACAGAAGTCACGGGCACGTGACCGAAGACTGCGTCCACCTGAAGGATGCGATAGAAATTTTAATCCAAGAGGGGCACCTGAAGCAGTATACGAGGAAGAACGAAGCTCCCAGACACGACGAGCCAGAGAAGAAGAGACCCCGGGAAGACACACCCCCTGGCAACTCTCCCCATCAAGTGGCCCTCTGCGTGTCACGACCGGAAGATTTCTTCCTCCCCGAACCATTGCCCGAGGGCAAGATCACTGCACTCAGCCCCTGGGAAGACTTCCCTACCACACTGGTGATATCAGGAGGAGGAACTAACGGGGAATCCGCGGCCCTCTCCGTCAAACGTAAGTTCGACGAACTCCTACTGACTGCCCCCGAGCAGAAAGCGACATTGACAAAATACCGGGGAAAATCCAACCCGATATCCTTCTTCCTGGAGGAGCTCCCGGGCGGATCCCCGAACTCGGGCATCCCACTATTGATAAGGGCAAATATGGCCCAATTCGACGTACGACGCATCCTGGTCGACCAAGGCAGCTCAGTGGATATCATGTACGTCCACCTCTTCAAGACTCTGAAGCTAGACAAGACCAACTTAGCCCCCTACGTCGGATCAGATCTCCAAGGATTCAACGGAGCAACAACCAGACCGTGGGGATATGTTGAACTCCTCGTCACCTTCGGCGAACAAGAAACGGCCAGGGAAGTCAAAACCCAATTCCTGGTCGTAGACTGTCCGTCTCTCTACAATTGCATCTTTGGACGCCCGACACTGGCCGAACTCACCGCGGTCCCATCCACCGCCCACCTGAAGATGAAATACTACACCAAATTGGGACGTGTGGTCACCATCCATGGTGACATCGAAGCAGCCCGACGATGCTACGACGCCGCAGTAAAAGGACAGGCCGTAGTCAGCACGAAGAGCAACTGCAACAACAAAAAACTCAAGACCGAGGATCCTGCCCGAGGAGTCAACGCCATCGACCTCGACTGTCGCATCGGGCTGGACGAGACCGAAGAGGGGAGGTTCCCCAAGGAACGCTCTCTCGAACACCCGGTCCGACCAATCCCCGACGGGGAGTTCGAACTCATTCCTCTTGGGGACGATCCGGAAAGGACGGTGAAGATAGGTAAGGGACTACCCGAGGAAACAAGAGAAGAGCTGGTAGCATGCCTCAAAGAGAACTCCGACCTCTTCGCGTGGAATGCCGCAGAAATGCCCGGGCTGGACCCCGAGATCGCGTGTCATAAGCTAGCTGTAGACCGGGCGGCCAAGCCCATAGCACAGCGTAGACGCAAGCAATCGCCCGAAAAGGCAGAGGCTGCCGAGCGAGCTGTAAAAGACCTCTTAGAGGCAAATTTTATTTCTGAAGCCCAGTACACAACCTGGCTCTCTAATGTAGTCCTCgttaagaaaaataatggaaaatggcgtatgtgtgttgattatactgATCTTAATAGGGCTTGCCCGAAAGATGCTTTCCCCCTCCCTAATATAGACTCGCTCGTTGACAACTCTGCAGGTTTTAAACTCTTGTCCTTCATGGACGCATATAGTGGATACAACCAGATCCCTATGTCGCCCGCAGACAAGAAACACACAGCGTTCATGACCCCAACGGGCAATTACTATTACAACGTGATGCCGTTCGGGCTCAAGAACGCTGGCGCTACATACCAACGCATGATGAACAAAGTCTTCAAGGACGAAATAGGGGACATGCTCGAAGTGTACATGGACGACATGATCGTCAAATCACACGAGGAGATAACCCATGCTCGACACCTTACGAAGGTATTCGAGCAGGCGAGACAGTGTAAAATGAGGTTCAACCCCGAGAAATGCACGTTCGGAGTCCGGGCAGGCAAGTTCCTCGGTTTCTATCTCACCGAAAGAGGGATCGAGGCCAACCCCGACAAATGCCGGGCATTCTCGGAGTTTCCGACCCCGAAAACCAAAAAATCGATCCAGTCACTCAATGGAGTGCTCGCCTCACTCTCCCGTTTCATCGCCAAGTCCGCCCAGCACGCGTTGCCATTCTTCAGACTCCTTCGCAAAGAGGCTACCTTCGACTGGACCGATGAATGCGAGCAAGCGCTACTCCATCTAAAGAAGATTCTGTCCCAACCCCCGGTCTTATCACGGCCATCAGAAAAGGAAACCCTATACTTATACCTATCCGTGGCAACCGAGGCCGTCAGCGCCGTTCTAATAAGAGAAACCGACGAAGGACAAAAACCCGTCTATTTTACGAGTAAAGCACTCCAAGGTCCCGAGCTCCGATATCAGCAAATCGAAAAGGTGGCCCTGGCCCTCATCAACACAGCGAGGAGACTACGATATTACTTCCTCGCACACACGATAAAGGTGAGGACCGACCAGCCAATCAAACAGCTGCTCGGGCGCCCGGATATGGCCGGGAGGATGCTCAAGTGGTCACTAGAACTCTCCGAATTCGACATACAATACGAAAGTAGAAAAGCCTTGAAAGCTCAGGCACTGGCCGACTTCGTCGCGGAGATGACCCACTGCCCGACTCCAGCAGAAAGCGCCCACAAATGGACGATCTTCGTCGATGGCGCCTCTAGCACATCAGGCAGCGGGGCCGGGATCATCCTCGAAAATGAAGAAGGGATCCTGATAGAGGTATCATTAGCGCTAGCGTTCCCAACATCAAACAACCAGGCCGAATACGAAGCCTTCCTCGCAGGCCTGAGGTTAGCCGAGGACCTGGGAGCAAAAGAG GCACTTGTCACAGACAACGGGACACAATTCACGGACGGAGGATTCCAGGACTTCGTCGCCAGCCTGGGCACCACGCAGCATTTCACGTCTGTCGAGCATCCGCAGACGAACGGGCAAGCAGAGGCGGCCAACAGGGTAATCTTACGCGGCCTCAAACGCAGACTCGGCGAGGCAAAGAGGGCATGGGTCGAGGAGCTACATAGCGTCCTATGGGCCTACCGCACGACACCACATTCTACCACCGGGGAAACCCCGTTCCGACTAACTTACGGCACCGAGGCAGTCATCCCGGTGGAGATACGGACGCCAACGAGGAGGACAGAGGAGCCCCTAGACGAGGAAATGAACGATGAGACCCTTAGAGCCGAGCTCGACCTAGTCGAGGAGATACGTTCCGAAGCAGCTCTCAGGGAAACAACCCTCAAACAAAAAATAGCACTACGCCATGACGCGAAAGTCATAAAAAGAGAGTTCCAGGTCGGCACCCTGGTCCTCAGAAGAAACCAGAAAAACCCGAGAGAGGGCAAACTGGCGGCCAACTGGGAAGGCCCTTACCGCGTCCGCGACAAAACGAGCAACGGGGCCTATTACCTAGAAAACCTACAAGGAGAACAACTCGCTCGACCATGGAACGCAGAAAAACTTAGACAATATTACAGCTAA